A window from Limanda limanda chromosome 14, fLimLim1.1, whole genome shotgun sequence encodes these proteins:
- the LOC133019652 gene encoding GDNF family receptor alpha-4-like, translating into MSPDRMLIIGLLLHVFSHGSVPVSASFDCLVAEQGCIQEHSCMVLYRLLEYCAAEEAVSPLGPNARLECLEAQNSVQRYRPLQVCKCQRGSRREEHCLKVYWTVRFAAYDEYEVSPYEELELNLVRNIEMSRMASIMAASTLSVDGQNQCLKAAQDCGLYEKCGSLRSEYVVACTKRAVASENNCNRQKCHKALRRFLERVPEEYSLALLFCPCSDTLCGERRRKTIVPSCSYEENVKGEERAGKPNCLSLQNYCSRDELCRSRFADFQHNCQPSTQSASGCMRESRAMCLKAYAGLIGTIMTPNYVSNSSTEVSQWCTCDGSGNEWQGCQRILHMFSNNLCLRNAISSMGISAPPAVQNTPVPASQPPPRVYQERVHVSVNTLPGFTSMEESEGEEQVEEESEEFNVIPPYSEKDSNTESRARGSQRGESSRAAPVLPLLILTTLILDWNSWGY; encoded by the exons ATGTCACCGGACAGGATGCTGATCATTGGACTTCTGCTCCACGTCTTCTCTCATG GTAGCGTTCCAGTATCTGCATCCTTTGATTGTCTGGTGGCGGAGCAGGGCTGCATTCAAGAGCACTCCTGCATGGTTCTGTACCGGCTGTTGGAGTACTGTGCGGCCGAGGAGGCTGTGTCGCCGCTCGGACCGAACGCCCGCCTGGAGTGCCTGGAGGCCCAGAACTCTGTGCAGCGGTACCGCCCCCTTCAAGTCTGCAAGTGTCAGCGCGGCTCTCGCAGGGAGGAGCACTGCCTCAAGGTCTACTGGACCGTGAGGTTTGCAG CATACGATGAGTATGAGGTGTCTCCATATGAAGAACTGGAGTTGAATCTGGTGAGAAACATTGAGATGTCGCGCATGGCCTCAATCATGGCAG CTTCCACCCTTTCTGTGGACGGCCAGAACCAGTGTCTGAAGGCAGCTCAGGACTGTGGCCTGTATGAAAAGTGTGGCTCCCTGCGGTCCGAATATGTCGTGGCCTGCACCAAGCGAGCTGTGGCCTCTGAGAACAACTGCAACCGCCAGAAATGCCACAAAGCCCTGCGGCGCTTCCTGGAGCGCGTACCGGAGGAGTACAGCCTGGCTCTGCTCTTCTGTCCCTGCTCCGACACTCTGTGTGGGGAGCGCCGGAGGAAAACCATCGTCCCGTCGTGTTCCTATGAGGAGAATGTGAAAGGGGAGGAAAGGGCGGGCAAGCCGAACTGCCTCAGCCTGCAGAACTATTGCTCCAGAGACGAGCTGTGTAG atcACGGTTTGCTGATTTCCAACACAACTGCCAGCCCTCCACTCAGTCTGCCTCTGGCTGTATGCGAGAGAGCAGAGCCATGTGCTTGAAGGCCTACGCTGGACTCATAG GAACCATCATGACTCCCAACTACGTGAGCAACAGCAGCACGGAAGTGTCCCAGTGGTGCACGTGTGACGGCAGTGGGAACGAATGGCAGGGCTGTCAGCGCATCCTGCACATGTTCAGTAACAACCTATGTCTGC gcAACGCCATCAGCTCGATGGGAATCTCGGCGCCTCCCGCTGTGCAGAACACTCCTGTGCCAGCTTCTCAGCCCCCCCCACGTGTCTACCAGGAGAGGGTCCATGTCAGCGTTAACACTCTCCCAGGATTCACCAGC ATggaggagagcgagggagaggagcaggttGAGGAAGAGAGCGAGGAGTTCAATGTCATCCCGCCTTATTCTGAGAAGGACTCTAACACTGAATCGAGGGCCAGAGGGAGCCAGCGAGGGGAATCCAGTCGAGCAGCACCTGTCCTGCCCTTACTGATCCTGACCACACTCATCCTGGACTGGAATAGTTGGGGCTACTGA
- the si:dkey-251i10.1 gene encoding ADP/ATP translocase 2 — MNETAVSFAKDFLAGGISAAISKTAVAPIERVKLLLQVQHASKQITADMQYKGIIDCVVRIPKEQGFLSFWRGNLANVIRYFPTQALNFAFKDKYKKIFLDGVDKRAQFWRYFAGNLASGGAAGATSLCFVYPLDFARTRLAADVGKPGAGREFNGLGDCLTKIFKSDGLRGLYQGFNVSVQGIIIYRAAYFGIYDTAKGMLPDSQKQSILVSWMIAQSVTAVAGLTSYPFDTVRRRMMMQSGRKGADIMYSGTIDCWRKIARDEGGKAFFKGALSNVLRGMGGAFVLVLYDELKKVM, encoded by the exons ATGAATGAGACGGCAGTATCCTTCGCCAAGGACTTCTTGGCCGGTGGCATCTCCGCCGCCATCTCCAAGACAGCGGTCGCCCCCATCGAGAGAGTGAAGCTGCTCCTTCAG GTCCAACATGCCAGTAAGCAGATCACCGCAGATATGCAGTACAAGGGCATTATCGACTGCGTGGTCCGTATCCCCAAGGAGCAGGGATTCCTTTCTTTCTGGAGAGGTAACCTTGCCAATGTCATCAGGTACTTCCCCACCCAGGCCCTCAACTTCGCCTTCAAGGACAAGTACAAGAAGATCTTCCTTGATGGCGTCGACAAGCGCGCCCAGTTCTGGCGGTACTTCGCTGGTAACCTGGCCTCCGGCGGTGCTGCTGGAGCCACCTCCCTGTGCTTCGTGTACCCCCTCGACTTCGCCCGTACCCGTCTCGCCGCCGATGTTGGAAAGCCCGGAGCAGGAAGAGAGTTCAACGGTCTGGGTGACTGCCTGACCAAGATCTTCAAGTCTGATGGTCTCAGGGGCCTGTACCAGGGCTtcaatgtgtctgtgcaggGAATCATCATCTACAGAGCTGCATACTTCGGCATCTACGACACCGCTAAGG GTATGCTCCCAGATTCCCAGAAGCAGAGCATTTTGGTGAGCTGGATGATTGCTCAGTCCGTGACAGCCGTCGCTGGTCTGACCTCATACCCCTTCGACACAGTCCGTAGACGTATGATGATGCAGTCTGGACGCAAAGGAG CTGACATCATGTACAGCGGAACAATTGACTGCTGGCGCAAGATCGCACGCGATGAGGGTGGCAAAGCTTTCTTCAAGGGAGCCCTGTCCAACGTGCTCAGAGGCATGGGCGGCGCCTTTGTGCTGGTCCTGTACGACGAGCTGAAGAAAGTCATGTAA